One window of the Crassaminicella thermophila genome contains the following:
- a CDS encoding response regulator transcription factor, with the protein MKHKILIVEDENSIRSLLKITFKNSGYSIIETACGEEGIEKAKLEKPHVAILDVMLPGIDGFAVCEVLRKEFPQMGIIMLTARGQDLDKISGLKLGADDYVIKPFNPIELVLRVQALLRRIDDMKSKKETIIESYPFKIDTTAHIVYKQDKVIEMTPKEYLLMKIFVENKGKAFTRDELLDLVWGWDFIGDTKIVDVNIRRLRRKIEDDASKPIFIETVWGVGYRWRKPGEKYEKYKKKVND; encoded by the coding sequence ATGAAACATAAAATATTGATTGTAGAAGATGAAAATAGTATAAGAAGTTTATTAAAGATTACTTTTAAAAATAGTGGTTATAGTATTATTGAAACAGCATGTGGAGAAGAAGGAATAGAAAAAGCAAAATTAGAAAAACCTCATGTAGCGATTTTAGATGTAATGTTACCTGGTATAGATGGTTTTGCAGTCTGTGAAGTACTTAGAAAAGAATTTCCACAAATGGGGATTATCATGCTTACTGCAAGGGGGCAGGATTTAGATAAAATATCTGGTTTAAAGTTAGGTGCAGATGATTATGTAATAAAGCCTTTTAATCCTATAGAACTAGTATTACGTGTACAAGCACTGCTGCGCCGTATTGATGATATGAAATCAAAAAAAGAGACTATTATTGAAAGTTATCCTTTTAAAATTGATACGACTGCACATATTGTTTATAAACAAGATAAAGTCATTGAGATGACACCAAAAGAATATTTATTAATGAAAATATTTGTAGAAAATAAAGGAAAAGCATTTACAAGAGATGAATTATTAGATTTAGTTTGGGGATGGGATTTTATTGGAGATACGAAAATTGTAGATGTAAATATTCGAAGATTAAGAAGAAAAATAGAAGATGATGCTTCAAAACCTATTTTTATTGAAACGGTTTGGGGCGTAGGATATAGATGGAGAAAGCCGGGAGAAAAGTATGAAAAGTATAAAAAAAAGGTTAATGATTAA
- a CDS encoding sensor histidine kinase: MKSIKKRLMINFMLVIFISVLFLEILLINFVKQYYYKNVEDVLTNQIMISSEFYTRYFSNASLEDNILDNVDVFWKQTPAQVQIIDLSGKVLMDSIGVGWKEHIHATDIKKALDGKKGVWTGKVDYDDHKVMAVAYPLKADNKIVGVLRFITSLEEVNNGIKRISMIFLSIGAFVTIISGIVSIFLANTITIPIEELTNTAKKMALGNFKVRSRKKYDDEIGKLSDTLNFMADEIVKKDQLKNEFISSVSHEIRTPLTAIKGWALVLNNQELNDKETMREGLKIIEKESERLTLMVEELLDFSKFVSGKITLNKEKVIIEDLVKYIEKYMRPRASRDKINFMVDYDKDIPPMFMDKNRIKQVLINVLDNAFKFTDKGGMVSFYAKLEKNELIMSIKDNGCGISSEDLPKVKEKFYKGKNSKSKNGIGLSICDEIVKLHEGSLDIESELNKGTIVNIRLPIESFI; the protein is encoded by the coding sequence ATGAAAAGTATAAAAAAAAGGTTAATGATTAATTTTATGTTAGTTATATTTATTAGTGTGCTATTTCTTGAAATATTGCTTATAAACTTTGTGAAACAGTATTATTATAAGAATGTTGAAGATGTTTTGACAAACCAAATTATGATTTCTTCAGAATTTTATACAAGATACTTTTCGAATGCTTCGCTAGAGGATAATATATTAGATAATGTAGATGTGTTTTGGAAGCAAACACCAGCACAAGTACAAATTATTGATTTATCAGGAAAAGTTTTAATGGATTCTATTGGTGTTGGATGGAAAGAACATATACATGCTACAGATATAAAGAAAGCATTAGATGGTAAAAAGGGAGTATGGACTGGAAAAGTAGACTATGATGATCATAAGGTAATGGCAGTAGCGTATCCATTAAAAGCTGATAATAAGATTGTTGGTGTGTTAAGATTTATTACATCTTTAGAGGAAGTAAATAACGGTATTAAAAGGATATCTATGATTTTTCTTAGTATAGGTGCTTTTGTTACTATTATATCTGGTATTGTAAGTATTTTTTTAGCAAATACCATTACAATACCTATTGAAGAATTAACAAATACAGCGAAGAAAATGGCATTAGGAAATTTTAAGGTAAGAAGTAGAAAAAAGTATGATGATGAAATAGGAAAATTGTCAGATACTTTAAATTTTATGGCTGATGAAATTGTAAAAAAAGATCAACTAAAAAATGAATTTATTTCTTCTGTATCTCATGAAATTCGAACACCGCTAACGGCTATCAAAGGGTGGGCTTTGGTATTAAATAATCAAGAACTTAATGATAAAGAGACCATGAGAGAAGGATTAAAAATTATTGAAAAGGAAAGTGAAAGATTGACTTTAATGGTAGAGGAACTTTTAGATTTTTCAAAGTTTGTATCTGGGAAGATTACCTTAAACAAGGAAAAAGTTATTATTGAAGATTTAGTAAAATATATTGAAAAATATATGAGGCCTCGTGCATCAAGAGATAAAATAAATTTTATGGTTGATTATGATAAAGATATTCCTCCAATGTTTATGGATAAAAATAGAATAAAACAGGTATTAATTAATGTATTAGATAACGCATTTAAATTTACTGATAAAGGAGGAATGGTATCGTTTTATGCAAAGTTGGAAAAAAACGAGCTTATTATGTCAATAAAGGATAATGGATGCGGGATTAGCAGTGAGGATTTACCAAAGGTAAAAGAAAAATTTTACAAAGGGAAAAACAGTAAATCAAAAAATGGTATAGGATTATCTATTTGTGATGAAATTGTTAAATTACATGAAGGATCTTTAGATATAGAGAGTGAGTTAAATAAAGGAACAATTGTAAATATTAGATTACCTATTGAATCGTTTATTTAA
- a CDS encoding tRNA lysidine(34) synthetase, with protein MIKFEKKYNKLFLNNIRKAITDYEMIQPNDKIAVGLSGGKDSIFLLFCLKLIQQTSIKNFEFIGIHIDLGFSMDIESLKSYCTKNNIPLIIEKTNIADVIFNDRKEKNPCSLCSKLRRGALARVSKNYNVNKIALGHNADDVIETLFMNVLKVGKLGTFHPNSYNSEKDMHIIRPMIYIRENLIESFVNKFNLPVITSTCPKDKKTVREDMKKLLFQLEKIYPDASEKILSSLSNFDLNNLWKKYDI; from the coding sequence ATGATAAAATTTGAAAAAAAGTACAACAAACTCTTTTTAAATAATATTAGAAAAGCCATTACTGATTATGAGATGATTCAACCAAATGATAAAATAGCCGTTGGTTTATCAGGTGGAAAAGATAGCATTTTTCTGTTGTTTTGTTTAAAACTTATACAGCAGACTTCCATAAAAAATTTTGAATTCATCGGTATTCATATTGATTTAGGCTTTAGTATGGATATAGAATCACTAAAAAGTTATTGTACAAAAAATAATATTCCTCTTATTATAGAAAAAACAAACATTGCTGATGTAATTTTTAATGATCGTAAAGAAAAGAATCCTTGTTCACTCTGTTCTAAATTAAGAAGAGGTGCTTTAGCAAGGGTTTCTAAAAATTATAATGTCAACAAAATAGCACTCGGTCATAATGCGGATGATGTTATCGAAACCCTATTTATGAATGTATTAAAAGTAGGAAAATTAGGAACATTTCACCCAAATAGCTACAATAGTGAAAAAGACATGCACATCATAAGACCTATGATATATATTAGAGAAAATTTAATAGAATCTTTTGTAAATAAATTTAATCTTCCTGTCATTACAAGTACTTGTCCTAAAGACAAAAAGACCGTTAGAGAAGATATGAAAAAGCTTTTATTTCAATTAGAAAAAATTTATCCCGATGCTTCAGAGAAAATATTGTCTTCTTTATCTAATTTTGATCTTAACAACCTTTGGAAAAAATATGATATTTAA
- a CDS encoding DUF3810 domain-containing protein gives MKNIKKLHKFIFILLLPIGILLFYTTAFTPYFIETIYSKNFYKLIVQGINLFTGLIPFSIAELLILFLIFFIIWSLIQFIIKIINKKHTKKSIILQSLTNLLIFVSIIYFLFIMLWGLNYNRLPFSKIAKLNVQPASIEELEDLCKSLIDRANTLRSKVAENKDGIMYIPNGHMDVLHRAYKGYEIAANIYPELSGRYANPKGIFFSKVLSYMGISGIYCPFTGEANVNIDIPHAMLGSTACHEMAHQRGFSREDEANYIAYITCNMNPDIDFQYSGTLLALIHSMNALFRYDQEKYHTLHKKYSEGLIRDLSNLKIFWQRYEGPIERASTKINNAYLKSNRQKDGIHSYGRMVDLLIAEHRLKMLNNIPHK, from the coding sequence ATGAAAAACATAAAAAAACTTCACAAGTTCATATTCATACTTTTACTACCCATAGGTATTTTATTGTTTTATACAACAGCATTCACACCTTATTTTATAGAAACTATATATTCAAAAAATTTTTATAAACTTATTGTACAAGGAATAAACCTCTTTACTGGTTTAATTCCTTTCTCCATTGCAGAATTATTGATTTTATTTCTTATATTTTTTATTATTTGGAGCTTGATTCAATTCATCATAAAAATAATAAATAAAAAACACACAAAAAAATCTATCATTCTTCAATCCTTAACAAATCTCCTTATTTTTGTTAGTATTATTTATTTTCTTTTTATTATGCTTTGGGGGTTAAACTATAATCGTCTGCCATTTTCTAAAATCGCTAAACTTAATGTACAACCAGCTTCCATTGAAGAATTAGAAGATTTATGTAAAAGCCTTATTGATCGTGCAAATACCCTACGAAGTAAAGTAGCTGAAAACAAAGATGGTATTATGTACATTCCAAATGGTCATATGGATGTTTTACACAGAGCATATAAAGGCTATGAAATAGCAGCTAATATCTATCCAGAACTAAGTGGTAGATACGCAAACCCAAAAGGTATCTTTTTCTCAAAAGTACTATCTTATATGGGTATATCAGGAATTTACTGCCCATTTACTGGTGAAGCAAACGTAAACATTGACATTCCACATGCCATGTTAGGAAGTACAGCATGTCATGAAATGGCACATCAACGAGGTTTCTCTAGAGAAGATGAAGCTAATTATATTGCTTATATTACATGTAATATGAATCCTGATATTGACTTTCAATACTCTGGAACCCTTCTGGCATTAATCCATTCAATGAATGCCCTTTTTCGCTATGATCAAGAAAAATATCATACACTGCATAAAAAATATAGTGAAGGCTTAATAAGAGATTTATCTAACTTAAAAATATTTTGGCAAAGGTATGAAGGCCCTATTGAAAGAGCGTCTACGAAAATTAATAACGCTTATCTTAAATCTAATAGACAAAAGGATGGTATACACAGTTATGGAAGAATGGTTGATCTATTAATTGCAGAACATAGATTGAAAATGTTAAATAATATACCTCATAAATGA
- a CDS encoding fumarylacetoacetate hydrolase family protein, whose protein sequence is MYFATFRYNEEEKFGVLSKDQKNIIPLQQIFDQLGVIAPKTLKDFIEQSDDILIKDIKKILKTHNFECIPLENVKLCAPIPYPRRNLICLGKNYLDHAKEIIGLPGANDEIPKFPIYFTKIADPAIGDGDIIKNHAEITDKIDYEVELAIIIGKDGINIKKEEVEEYIFGYTIVNDVSARNIQRKHEQWFRGKSLETFCPMGPFIVHKSEIPFPVELDIQCRINGELRQNSNTKNLIFDIPYIISDLSKGTYLRAGDIILTGTPSGVGLGFKPFKFLKSGDVIECYIEKIGTLTNKVE, encoded by the coding sequence ATGTATTTTGCTACATTTCGTTACAATGAAGAAGAAAAATTTGGAGTTTTGAGTAAAGATCAAAAAAATATAATTCCACTACAACAAATTTTTGATCAATTAGGGGTAATAGCACCTAAAACTTTAAAAGATTTCATAGAACAATCAGACGATATTTTAATAAAAGATATAAAAAAAATCCTTAAAACACATAATTTTGAATGTATTCCTCTTGAAAATGTCAAATTATGTGCTCCTATCCCTTATCCTCGCAGAAATCTAATCTGCCTAGGGAAAAATTATCTCGATCATGCAAAAGAAATTATTGGATTGCCAGGCGCTAATGATGAAATACCAAAATTTCCAATATATTTTACAAAAATTGCAGATCCAGCTATTGGCGATGGTGATATAATTAAAAATCATGCAGAAATAACAGATAAGATAGATTATGAAGTTGAATTGGCTATCATTATTGGAAAAGATGGTATTAATATAAAAAAGGAAGAAGTTGAAGAATATATCTTTGGATACACGATTGTAAACGATGTATCTGCAAGAAATATTCAAAGAAAGCATGAACAATGGTTTAGAGGAAAAAGTCTAGAAACTTTTTGTCCAATGGGGCCTTTTATAGTACATAAAAGCGAAATCCCTTTTCCTGTTGAATTAGATATTCAATGTCGCATTAATGGAGAACTCAGACAAAATTCCAATACAAAAAACTTAATATTTGATATTCCATACATTATAAGTGATTTATCAAAAGGAACATACCTAAGAGCAGGAGATATTATTCTCACTGGAACTCCTTCAGGGGTTGGCTTAGGATTTAAACCATTTAAATTTTTAAAATCTGGAGATGTTATTGAATGCTACATTGAAAAAATTGGTACTTTAACAAATAAAGTAGAATAG